Proteins from a genomic interval of Debaryomyces hansenii CBS767 chromosome E complete sequence:
- a CDS encoding DEHA2E11264p (similar to uniprot|P38755 Saccharomyces cerevisiae YHR001W OSH7 Member of an oxysterol-binding protein family functions in sterol metabolism and similar to ca|CA0759|IPF11167 Candida albicans IPF11167), whose protein sequence is MGLTSKLDKLKLKSDKGQSSNSNSGTTTPVGEAATEGGIPEGNKHNANDTDDIDEIDNEGQSILMGIISQLRPGCDLSKITLPTFILEKKSMLERITNFFEIPDLLLEADATDDDLMRFVLMVKWYLASWHIAPKAVKKPLNPVLGELFACYWDNLPDNSTAYYISEQTSHHPPKSSYFYLVPERKIRVDGVVIPQSKFLGNSSAALMNGWGHVQLGNRGDETYIMNQPNVYCRGILFGKLRYELGDHMVIKCPKTGFEANIEFKTKGFISGTYDAIEGTIKNTNTGETLYSITGKWNEVMDIKNLATGKKEVLFDTATTKIFEPKTRPIEEQLEYESRRLWAPTINALGKRDHELATNEKAKVEGEQRIKAKKRLEDGVEFHPKLFRPVTEKDKGAQNLEYVIYKRFDLASDPETLRQAIFDTMPILPGQVDHESLQIPAFDKNSTPSPAPPADAPPADADAPFVDASDAPHADTSPV, encoded by the coding sequence ATGGGAttaacttcaaaattagataaattgaagCTTAAGTCAGATAAGGGTCAAAGTTCGAATAGCAATTCGGGCACAACGACCCCAGTAGGCGAGGCAGCAACAGAAGGGGGCATTCCAGAAGGGAACAAGCACAATGCAAATGATACTGACGATATAGACGAGATTGATAACGAGGGACAGTCGATATTGATGGGAATTATTTCGCAGTTGAGGCCAGGATGTGATTTGTCAAAAATTACGCTACCTACGTTTATCTTGGAGAAGAAGTCGATGCTTGAGAGAATCACCAATTTTTTCGAAATTCCGGATCTTTTGCTTGAAGCGGATGCTACAGATGACGATTTGATGAGGTTCGTGTTGATGGTGAAATGGTACTTAGCGTCGTGGCACATTGCGCCAAAGGCGGTTAAGAAGCCGTTGAATCCAGTCTTGGGAGAGCTTTTTGCTTGCTACTGGGATAACCTTCCAGATAACAGCACGGCGTATTACATATCGGAACAGACGTCGCACCATCCACCCAAGTCATCATACTTCTATTTGGTGCCAGAACGTAAGATTAGGGTTGATGGGGTGGTTATTCCGCAATCGAAGTTTTTGGGTAACTCGTCCGCAGCCCTTATGAATGGATGGGGACATGTACAGTTAGGAAACAGAGGTGATGAAACTTATATAATGAACCAGCCAAATGTGTACTGTAGGGGTATATTATTCGGTAAATTAAGGTACGAATTGGGAGATCACATGGTGATTAAGTGTCCTAAGACCGGCTTCGAAGCCAACATCGAATTCAAGACCAAGGGATTCATAAGCGGTACTTACGACGCCATTGAAGGTACTATAAAGAACACCAATACTGGTGAAACATTATATTCTATTACTGGTAAGTGGAATGAGGTCATGGACATAAAGAACCTTGCCACTGGTAAGAAGGAAGTGCTTTTTGATACTGCCACCACCAAGATCTTTGAGCCTAAGACAAGACcaattgaagaacaatTGGAATACGAATCCCGTCGTTTGTGGGCACCAACTATCAATGCATTGGGCAAGAGAGACCACGAACTTGCCACCAACGAAAAGGCCAAGGTTGAAGGCGAGCAACGTATCAAAGCAAAGAAAAGACTCGAAGACGGTGTGGAATTCCATCCGAAGCTCTTCAGACCTGTTACTGAGAAGGATAAAGGTGCGCAAAACTTGGAATATGTCATATACAAGAGATTCGACTTGGCGAGCGATCCAGAGACTTTAAGACAAGCCATCTTCGATACCATGCCAATATTACCAGGTCAGGTTGACCACGAGTCGCTCCAAATACCCGCCTTCGATAAGAACTCTACCCCATCCCCAGCACCTCCTGCTGATGCCC
- a CDS encoding DEHA2E11286p (similar to uniprot|P29468 Saccharomyces cerevisiae YKR002W PAP1 Poly(A) polymerase one of three factors required for mRNA 3'-end polyadenylation also required for mRNA nuclear export) has translation MNYQAYGVTPPISVANPTPKENSLNDSLIKELKSRGSFESEAATKKRVEVLHILQKLTEEFVYTVSINKNMNEGMAKDAGGKIFTFGSYRLGVYGPGSDIDTLVVVPKHVTRSDFFEVFDKILRKRPELEEIASVSDAYVPIIKMEFGGISIDLICARLDIPRIPKDLKLDDKNLLRNIDEKDLRSLNGTRVTDEILTLVPKPTVFKHALRCIKMWAQQRAIYANVFGFPGGVAWAMLVARICQLYPNAVSAVIVEKFFHIYAQWSWPQPVLLKPIEDGPLQVRVWNPKLYPHDRQHRMPVITPAYPSMCATHNITSSTQKIILDEFKRGIDIMSQISMNKSTWSDLLARHTFFYKYKFYLCIVAATQGSSEDHLKWGGMVESRLRLLIQKLEMTEGIEIAHPYVKPFENSYACENQAQAEEVINTYGTLQGESITKDLPEPLKKKEEENNETENKEEEKEGKQNSDSIEVHLTKLFVGLDIDLNKGSDKKLDIQYPCSEFFNICKGWQTYDEKLHSIQIKHVKLYDLPNDVYIEGEERPVKNSKRKRSAAKDQGKKRPKSVGTATTVASS, from the coding sequence atgaattatcaagCGTATGGAGTTACACCTCCTATATCGGTGGCTAACCCCACACCGAAGGAGAACAGTTTGAATGATTCGTTGATCAAGGAATTAAAGTCTAGAGGGTCGTTTGAGAGTGAGGCAGCGACTAAAAAGAGAGTAGAGGTGCTTCATATATTGCAGAAATTGACGGAGGAATTTGTTTATACTGTGTCGATCAACAAAAACATGAACGAGGGGATGGCGAAGGATGCTGGAGGAAAGATATTTACGTTCGGGTCGTATCGATTGGGGGTGTATGGGCCAGGATCCGATATTGATACGTTGGTGGTGGTGCCTAAACATGTCACCCGGAGCGATTTCTTTGAGGTGTTCGATAAGATCTTGAGAAAGAGGCCCGAGTTGGAGGAAATAGCGCTGGTTCTGGATGCTTACGTTCCGATCATTAAGATGGAGTTTGGTGGCATTTCGATCGATCTTATATGTGCCAGATTGGACATTCCGCGGATCCCcaaagatttgaaattggacGACAAGAACTTGCTTAGAAACATCGACGAGAAGGACCTTAGATCGTTGAACGGTACCAGAGTTACCGACGAAATTTTGACTTTAGTCCCCAAGCCGACCGTGTTCAAGCATGCCCTTAGATGTATTAAAATGTGGGCGCAACAGAGAGCGATTTATGCCAATGTGTTTGGATTCCCTGGTGGTGTTGCATGGGCCATGTTGGTGGCCAGAATATGCCAGCTTTATCCAAACGCGGTGAGTGCTGTTATTGTCGAGAAATTCTTTCATATATATGCCCAATGGAGCTGGCCCCAACCGGTGTTGCTTAAGCCGATAGAAGATGGTCCTTTACAGGTGAGAGTGTGGAATCCAAAGTTATACCCGCATGATCGCCAACATAGAATGCCTGTTATTACCCCTGCTTATCCATCGATGTGTGCTACTCATAATATCACCAGCTCTActcaaaaaattattttagaCGAATTCAAAAGAGGCATTGACATAATGAGCCAAATCAGCATGAATAAAAGCACCTGGTCTGACCTCCTTGCTAGACACACCTTTTTCTATAAGTATAAATTTTACTTATGTATCGTAGCGGCGACACAGGGCTCGTCTGAAGATCACCTTAAATGGGGAGGAATGGTTGAAAGTAGATTAAGACttttaattcaaaaactAGAAATGACCGAAGGTATTGAGATTGCACATCCATATGTAAAGCCCTTTGAAAATAGTTATGCATGCGAAAATCAAGCCCAAGCTGAAGAAGTTATAAACACTTATGGAACACTCCAAGGCGAAAGTATCACTAAAGATCTTCCAGAGccattaaagaaaaaggaAGAGGAAAATAATGAGACAGAAAATaaagaggaagaaaaagaaggaaaGCAGAATTCTGATTCCATAGAGGTTCATCTTACGAAGCTCTTCGTTGGTTTGGACATTGACCTAAACAAAGGTAGTGACAAGAAACTCGACATCCAATATCCGTGTTCagaattctttaatatatgtAAGGGATGGCAAACATATGACGAAAAGCTTCAttctattcaaataaaacatGTTAAACTTTACGATTTACCAAATGATGTATATATCGAAGGAGAAGAAAGGCCAGTTAAGAACTccaaaagaaaaagatcaGCGGCTAAAGATCAAGGTAAAAAGAGACCGAAGAGTGTCGGTACTGCTACTACAGTTGCAAGTAgttaa
- a CDS encoding DEHA2E11308p (similar to uniprot|P19145 Saccharomyces cerevisiae YKR039W GAP1 General amino acid permease) translates to MSDKEDARSVVESAIGGSSSNDTGSNEKASSKWQNFRDSFKRPAEEKEIEYGQNDNLNDIEKANIGASKSPLMRDLKNRHLQMIAIGGSVGTGLLIGSGSSLRTGGPAALLIAWGLVGTMVFCTIHALGEMCVAFPVSGAFSSYATRFVDPSWGFAVGWNYAIMWLIVLPLELVAAAMSIQYWDSTINPVAWVAIFYIFIFVINLFGVKGYGEAEFYLAIVKIIAIIGFIILGIVLVCGGGPTHEFIGGKNFHNPGAFANGFKGVCTVFVTASYSLAGSEMVGLAAAETANPKKTLPKAIKQVFWRIFLFYILSLTFIGLIVPYDSEELLGSSSTGSASPFVIAIKIGGINALPSIFNAVILISVLSVGNSAVYGCSRTIQSLGAQGLGPKILNYVDRRGRPLAGLAISGIFGLLCFLSAYENEGEVFTWLLSVSGLATIFSWFSIGLCHLRFRAALRYQGRSTDELSFTSIAGIWGSIYSMIFLIVVLGVQFWVALFPIGSDGKPNVTSFFQNYLGVFVILLFYVCHKVYSRNWKFYIKLSEIDLDTGRRETDVDLMNYEMEEDTIKEGVPMYLRLWRSLV, encoded by the coding sequence ATGTCGGATAAGGAAGATGCTAGAAGCGTCGTCGAAAGTGCTATTGGAGGATCCAGTTCTAATGACACTGGGTCAAATGAAAAGGCATCGTCGAAATGGCAGAATTTCAGAGATTCCTTCAAGAGACCAGcagaagagaaagagaTAGAATATGGccaaaatgataatttgaatgacaTAGAGAAGGCCAATATTGGTGCTTCAAAGTCTCCATTAATGAGAGACTTGAAAAATAGACATTTGCAAATGATTGCAATTGGTGGAAGTGTGGGGACTGGTTTGTTGATCGGTAGTGGTTCCTCCTTGAGAACTGGTGGTCCAGCCGCATTACTTATAGCCTGGGGGCTTGTTGGTACGATGGTCTTTTGTACTATTCATGCATTAGGAGAGATGTGTGTTGCTTTTCCTGTTAGTGGTGCTTTTTCAAGTTATGCAACAAGATTTGTTGATCCTTCATGGGGGTTTGCAGTAGGATGGAATTATGCTATTATGTGGTTAATTGTGCTTCCACTAGAATTAGTGGCCGCAGCTATGTCGATTCAATATTGGGATAGTACAATCAATCCAGTTGCATGGGTTGCCATCTTTTACATATTCATCTTCgttataaatttatttgggGTTAAGGGTTACGGTGAAGCCGAATTTTACTTGGCTATAGTCAAGATAATCGCAATTATTGGCTTTATAATATTGGGTATTGTATTAGTCTGTGGGGGTGGTCCAACCCACGAATTTATTGGTGgtaaaaattttcataacCCCGGAGCATTTGCAAATGGGTTCAAAGGTGTTTGTACTGTCTTTGTAACTGCCTCATACAGTTTGGCAGGATCGGAAATGGTGGGTCTTGCAGCAGCTGAAACCGCTAACCCAAAGAAAACATTACCAAAAGCCATCAAGCAAGTTTTTTGgagaatttttcttttctatATTTTATCGTTAACGTTCATTGGTCTCATTGTACCGTATGAttcagaagaattattaggaTCGTCTAGCACAGGATCTGCATCTCCGTTTGTTATTGCAATTAAAATTGGTGGCATCAACGCATTACCTTCAATCTTCAACGCTGTGATTTTAATTTCGGTCCTTTCCGTGGGTAATTCAGCTGTTTATGGGTGCTCTCGTACAATTCAAAGTTTAGGAGCACAAGGATTAGGACCTAAAATACTCAATTATGTTGATCGTCGTGGTAGACCATTGGCAGGATTAGCAATTTCAGGaatttttggattattATGTTTCCTTAGTGCGTATGAGAATGAAGGTGAAGTATTTACATGGTTGTTAAGTGTGAGTGGTTTAGCCACAATTTTTTCATGGTTTAGTATTGGATTGTGCCACTTGAGATTTAGGGCCGCATTGAGATATCAGGGCAGATCTACTGATGAATTATCATTCACGTCTATCGCAGGTATTTGGGGCTCCATTTATTCCATGATTTTCCTTATAGTTGTGTTGGGGGTCCAATTCTGGGTTGcattatttccaattgGTAGCGATGGAAAGCCAAACGTAACGAGTTTCttccaaaattatttaGGGGTGTTTGTTATATTGTTATTTTACGTTTGTCATAAAGTCTACTCGAGAAATTGGAAGTTCTACATCAAGTTAAGCGAGATAGATTTAGATACAGGTAGACGAGAAACGGATGTtgatttaatgaattatgaAATGGAGGAAGATACAATCAAAGAGGGGGTACCTATGTATTTAAGACTTTGGAGGAGTTTAGTTTAA
- a CDS encoding DEHA2E11330p (similar to ca|CA2533|IPF12790 Candida albicans IPF12790 inositol polyphosphate 5-phosphatase (by homology)), protein MTDTNENIPLYLLTYNCNKQKLDYDLVIPKIMESLPDQLSTLYVFGLEELCSIIDGCFVENASNHLIKFNKFFIEALNRKYGTEDVKFHTIGMNHIGAIGIIAITPYPSKFHKLRLGRSGCGYGYSSMKGAAGIRLSYIPEGRHESTKSPVEMTFANFHLSAYEGDHYFQKRNNEVNSLMRSMDFGDGYSLLKPRAHCFVMGDLNYRTTKKYDPNSASFNQLLNLQDQSKLDHGDIEELVKNYDELTEERHNGNIFAGFSEACINFRPTYKYHLNTAIYNRKRSPSWCDRILYQSTYKNNLSSVLSRKKESSPVLPQVHEYGSIQSILSSDHQPVYLSITVPTSPPESIISAHGYLQVLPSETPNNHFRHDTNDQGMDVSDESIIGATQIYMKSTVLDRLIQGYIRKISDFSIGQGLWFSSTSKGRLALLLVALFCWGAYYVI, encoded by the coding sequence atgacGGACACTAATGAAAACATTCCCTTATACTTACTCACTTATAACTGTAATAAACAAAAGCTTGATTATGATTTAGTTATCCCAAAAATTATGGAATCATTACCTGATCAATTATCAACGTTGTACGTTTTTGGATTAGAAGAACTATGTTCGATTATTGATGGATGTTTTGTGGAGAATGCTAGTAATCACTTAATAAAGTTCAATAAGTTCTTTATTGAGGCGTTGAATAGAAAATATGGAACGGAAGACGTAAAGTTCCACACAATTGGCATGAACCATATTGGGGCAATTGGTATTATTGCCATTACTCCGTACCCTCTGAAATTTCATAAACTTAGACTAGGCAGAAGTGGGTGTGGATACGGATACTCGTCAATGAAGGGTGCTGCAGGTATAAGATTATCGTATATTCCAGAAGGAAGGCATGAATCTACAAAAAGTCCAGTGGAGATGACATTTGCTAATTTCCACTTATCCGCTTATGAAGGCGATCATTACTTTCAGAAGAGAAATAATGAAGTCAATCTGTTAATGAGGTCAATGGACTTTGGAGATGGTTACAGTTTATTGAAACCAAGAGCCCATTGTTTTGTCATGGGAGACCTAAACTATCGTACTACTAAAAAGTATGACCCCAATTCTGCATCGTTTAATCAGCTCTTGAATTTACAAGACCAAAGTAAGCTTGACCATGGCGATATCGAAGAACTTGTCAAAAATTACGATGAATTGACCGAAGAAAGACATAATGGTAATATATTTGCTGGATTTAGTGAGGCATGTATCAATTTCAGGCCGACTTACAAATATCACTTGAACACCGCCATATACAATCGGAAACGGTCTCCTTCGTGGTGTGATAGGATCTTGTACCAATCCACTTATAAAAATAACTTATCTCTGGTATTGTCTCGTAAAAAGGAATCATCTCCTGTGTTGCCCCAAGTACATGAATATGGTTCCATACAGTCCATACTATCATCAGATCATCAACCAGTCTACTTATCAATAACAGTTCCAACATCTCCTCCTGAATCCATTATATCAGCACATGGATATCTACAAGTTCTTCCCAGCGAAACTCCGAATAATCATTTTCGTCACGATACAAACGACCAAGGAATGGATGTTTCTGACGAATCGATCATTGGCGCAACTCAAATATACATGAAATCTACTGTACTCGACAGACTTATCCAAGGATATATCAGAAAAATTAGTGACTTTTCAATTGGCCAGGGTCTTTGGTTCAGCTCTACTTCAAAAGGAAGGTTAGCCTTATTACTCGTGGCTTTATTTTGCTGGGGTGCATATTACGTTATATAA
- a CDS encoding DEHA2E11352p (similar to uniprot|P19736 Saccharomyces cerevisiae YDL030w PRP9 Subunit of the SF3a splicing factor complex required for spliceosome assembly) yields the protein MSLLESQRSILEEIDVLEQSISQRVQRNPSLLPSSQKPSDVTISSSKKRPLKEELLQQHELKFLKNKYRRHCSTVLGNKDTKRNHFEEESNKLKDPAYEFKLFDSMLNDIKQHHELQTETNQAEDISKIYRMYSSAPRVEEKHNKKDELKVKRKYILSAAASHIDFDGMFTPDELYGKYLDLFPFYETYKSIVDHNVTYVEYLSIYDQVPYEVVKRNNTAYSKYIKDLAEYLLKFIEKVQPLSNIDELQEGMTKQFSASSKIQTDGKSNDRGEVYCEACDKLFAKDSVYKGHLSGKKHQRNIKNRASSESDIPNSNRVKDLEFDEFKVRFLGEKLNDYRSPTISNAERKAALTDRERIAETISIVGDESDYTTINSTSGGESDSNESSDNDEYNMKDLPIGVDGKPIPYWLYKLQGYHKTYECEICGNTTYKGRAVFAKHFNSAKHQHGLGCLGISDDYMALFKSIVKIDEALDLWRRLKKERRIKEGDTENAIEVEDEEGNVLSEKDYLELKKQGLL from the coding sequence ATGTCTTTACTCGAATCACAACGGTCTATCctagaagaaatagatgTCCTAGAACAGTCTATTTCTCAGAGAGTTCAAAGGAATCCTCTGTTGTTGCCATCATCTCAAAAGCCAAGTGATGTGActatatcatcatctaaGAAGCGACCTCTAAAGGAAGAGTTATTGCAGCAACATGAGCTAAAATTCTTAAAAAATAAGTATAGAAGACATTGTTCGACAGTATTAGGAAACAAAGATACTAAAAGGAACcattttgaagaagaatcaaatAAGTTGAAAGACCCAGCGTACGAATTTAAACTATTCGATTCTATGTTAAACGACATAAAGCAACACCATGAACTTCAAACTGAGACAAATCAGGCCGAGGACATCAGTAAGATTTACAGAATGTACTCCAGTGCACCAAGGGTAGAAGAGAAGCATAATAAGAAGGATGAATTGAAAGTGAAAAGAAAGTATATTCTAAGCGCAGCTGCATCGCATATTGATTTCGATGGGATGTTCACTCCTGATGAACTATATGGAAAATATCTAGACTTGTTTCCGTTCTACGAAACTTACAAATCAATAGTAGATCATAACGTTACGTatgttgaatatttatccATATATGACCAGGTTCCGTACGAAGTAGTGAAAAGGAACAATACCGCATATTCCAAGTATATTAAAGATCTTGCAGaatatttgttaaaattCATAGAGAAAGTTCAGCCTTTGTCCAACATTGATGAGCTACAAGAAGGTATGACGAAACAATTTTCTGCTTCATCTAAAATACAGACAGACGGAAAATCAAACGATAGAGGTGAAGTCTATTGTGAAGCATGCGACAAGCTCTTTGCAAAGGATTCCGTATATAAGGGACACTTGAGTGGTAAAAAACATCAAAGGAACATCAAGAATCGGGCTAGTTCTGAGTCTGATATTCCAAATTCCAACAGAGTCAAAGATTTGGAATTCGACGAATTCAAAGTAAGATTTTTGGGTGAGAAGTTAAACGACTACAGATCTCCAACGATCTCGAATGCTGAGAGAAAAGCTGCATTGACAGACAGAGAAAGGATAGCCGAGACCATTTCGATTGTTGGCGACGAATCGGACTATACAACAATAAACTCTACTTCTGGCGGCGAATCCGATTCGAATGAATCCAGTGATAACGATGAATATAACATGAAAGATTTGCCTATCGGCGTTGATGGGAAACCAATTCCCTATTGGTTATATAAACTTCAAGGATACCACAAGACATACGAATGCGAAATTTGCGGTAACACAACGTACAAAGGTAGGGCTGTGTTTGCTAAGCATTTCAATAGTGCAAAGCACCAACACGGTTTAGGTTGCTTAGGTATTAGTGATGATTACATGGCCTTGTTTAAAAGCATAgttaaaattgatgaagcaTTAGACTTATGGCGTAGATTAAAAAAGGAAAGAAGGATTAAAGAGGGAGATACTGAAAATGctattgaagttgaagatgaagaagggAATGTCTTATCCGAAAAGGACTACttggaattgaagaaacaagGCCTATTGTAA